CGAGTCGAGTTCGATCCGCGCGTCGAGTTCCGCCGCGAGGGTGTCGCGGCCGACGCCGTCGATCACCGCCCGGGCGCGGTCCGTACCCGGCAGGACGTGCCCGTTGACGTACCGGTTGAGATCGCCCGCCGGCAGACCCGTCAGATCGGCGAGTTCGTCGTACGTGCGCGTCTCCTTCAGCATCCCCAACACGGAGACCGCCTGCAACTGGAGGGCGGCCTTCTCGGCGCGGTTCATATCCGGAGAGGTATCTACACGAACTTGAACATCTCGAATCGAACCGGCAGAAAAACACGCACGGGAGCGGATACTACCGGTCGAGGAGTTCCGTGGCCGTGAGCAGTGCATCGAGTTCGAGGGCGTGGTCGGCGAGCAGTTCCCGCGCGCCCTCCTCGCGGTCGACGACGACCAGCACGCGCTCGACGCGGGCGCCGGCCTCCCGGAGGGCTTCCGCGGCGTCGACGGCGCTTTGCCCGGTCGTCGCGATGTCCTCCAGAACGAGCACCTCCTCGCCCTCCTCCAGTTCACCTTCGATCAGGTTCCCCGTGCCGTACTCCTTCTGTTGCTTGCGCGCGATGACGTAGGGCAGGCCGGTCTCGACGCTCGTGACCGCCACGAGGGGAACGGCCCCGAGGGCGACGCCCGCGAGTTTCGGCTCGTCGATCCGCTCGGCGAACGCCGCCGCGATCAGCGAGAGGCATCGAGGATCGGTCTCGAAGCGGTACTTATCGACGTAGTAGTCGCTCGTCCCGCCGTGCGAGAGCTCGAACTCGCCGTACTGGACGGCGTCGGCCTCGCGCAGCGCCGCGATGAGTTCCGTGTCGGTCATGGTCGGGTTCTCGCATGGCAGGACAAAAGGGGTGCGATCCATCCAGCGGAACGTACGGGAAAGCAGGAATGGAGAGACGGGCACGATAGGGGTCCCGCGAGCGAACGAAGTGAGCGAGCGGCCTTTTTAGCGTAGCTTTTTACGGCGAGTGGTGCCCGCAGCGCGTCAGCGCGAGGACACCCGAACCGAAAAAAGGTGCATGGGCACGAGGGAATTCGAACCCCGGTCGGACGTGCTCGCTTCGCTGCGCGCGACCTCCCTGCTTCGAATCCATCTCGATTCGCTGTTCGCTCGTCGCGTCCGCTCCTCGCAGAACAGCGGGCACGATGGGATTCGAACCCACGACCGTCGGATTAGAAGTCCGACGCTCTATCCGGACTGAGCTACGTGCCCCGAGAGTCTCGCAGTCGGCGTCTACTCCTCGACCCGGTTTATACCCTTTGACTGGGCAGTTTCGGCCGGATCGGCCGCTCGTTCCCACTGTGGGATCTCACCCGAGCGAGATGTCGAGATAGAGCATGACGATCGCCCCGAGAATCGTCCCGAGAGTGGCGATGCGCTCGTTACCCTTCGTGTGCGTCTCGGGAACGATCTCGTCGGAGATGACGAACAGCATGGCTCCGGCGGCAAAGCCCATCGCGTACGGCAACAGCGAGGAGATCGTCTGGACCGCGTACGCGCCGAGAACGGCCAGGGGGACCTCGACGGCTCCCGCGCGGATCCCCGCGAGCACGGCGTAAAAGCGCTTGTCCAGTCCGGCGTTGATGGCGGCCACCGAGACGGCCAGCCCCTCGGGGACGTTCTGGATCCCGATGGCGAGCATCAGGGGGATCGCGGTGGCGACGTCGCCGCTGCCGAACCCGACGCCGACGGCGAGCCCTTCGGGCATGTTGTGGAGCGTGATCGCGAGGATGAACAGCACCACGCCGGCGAGACGCTCGTCGTCCACCGGGAGTTCGTCGCCCGGGTTCGCGGCGTCCCGTCGTCGCCGCCCCGAGAGGAGGAAGTGGGCGTGGGGAACGAGCAGGTCGGAACGGTCGAGAGCGAGCGCGCCGAGCGCCACGCCGAGGAGGACGGGGATCGGATTCCCGTCGGAGTAGACCTCGATGCCGGGGAGGATGAGGCTCGTGAAACTCGCGGCGAGCATCACGCCGGCGGCGAACCCGAGCGCGCCGTCCATCGCACGGACGGAGGGGTCGCGCCAGACGAATACCAGCGACGCACCGAGGAGGTTGAGGACCGCTATGAACAGCCCCCCGACGAGCCCGTGAACGACCGGGTTCTGCCCGAACAGTCCGACGAACGGTTCGGCTACCACCCGCCACACCTCGAGTCGGAAAGCGCCATGGGTGTACGCCGGAACGGTTTCCGGGCCACGATTATCGATCTATCGCCCTCGGCTGATACGCCCCTCGAACGATCACCGTCGGCGGTGAGGAGGTCACCGTTCGGAGAGCGGGCGGACCCGGAGGACTTATTCGCCGACCGCGTCTATCGCCGCCGAATGCGCGTCATCGGAACCGTCGGCCTGCCGGGCAGCGGGAAGGGTGAGGCCGCCGCCGTCGCCCGCGAGGAGGGGGTCCCCGTCGTCACGATGGGCGACGTCATCCGTCGGGAGTGCCGAGAGCGGGGCCTCGACCCCGCCGACCACCACGGCGAGGTCGCGAAGGCGCTGCGCGAGGAGGACGGCCCCCTCGCGATCGCCGAGCGCTCCCTGCCGCTGATCGAGGAGCGCCTTGAGGAGGGCGGGGTCGTCCTCGTCGACGGGCTTCGCTCGGGCGCGGAGGCGAAGCGTTTCGAGGAGGCCTTCGGCGAGGCCTTTTCGCTCGTCGCGATCGAGGCACCCTTCGAACTCCGCGAGGAACGTCTCGGAACCCGCGGGCGGGACAACCCCGAAACCGAATCGCTGGAGACCCGCGACGAGCGCGAACTGGGCTTCGGGATGGGCGAGGCGATCGAGCGTGCGGACGTGACCATCGAGAACACCGACTCGCTCGAACGCTTTCGCGAGCGGATCCGCGCGGTGCTCTCCGAGGAGGCGATCGAGCGGTGATCTACCGGATCGAGGCCACCGTTCGGGTGCCGGTCCGTGACACCGAGGTCACCGACAGAGTCAAAGACGCCGTGATGAACCTGTTTCCGAACGCCGAACTCGAGACCCGGGAGGGGGAACTCGCCGGGACGACCCACTCGCTGGATCACCTCTCCGAACTGCTCCACCGCCAGGAGATCCTCGACACGGCCCGAAGCGAGTTCTTCCGCCGCCAGTCGGGACGGTACTTCTCCTTCTCGCTCAAGAAACAGGCCGCCTTCCAGGGCGTCGTGAACTTCGCGGTCGGCGAGGAGGGCGAACTCGGCGAGATCGACGTCGAGGTCCGCGTGGACGACCCCGACGTGGAGTCGTACATCGATCACGTCGCGCCGCCGACCGAGGACGGACGGCCAGTCGAACCGTAGTCACTGGCCGTCCGACAGCCACCCGAAGAGCAGTTCCCTCGTCGTGTCGCTGGTTCCGACCGCGTCGTGGTCGGCCCCGTCCAGAACGACGTTCTCCGCCCCGTCGAGTTCGGGGCTAGTCGGTCGCGTCCGGAAGAAGTCGTCGTCGGTTCCCCGGATCGTGTAGTACTCGGTGGGGCCCGGCGTCTCGTCCGCGTTGAGTTCGTAGAGCGGTCGGCCCGGCGTATCGGCACAGGCGTGAGAGAGGAAATCACAGATCCGGGCTGAGCCGGGACCGGCCACACAGCCCGGTCCGCAGGTCCACGTCCCGTGGTTCGCGCCGGCGAGCCCCACCATCGAATCGACCCACTCGTAGCGGTCGTCCTCGGCCAGCCAGTAGCGAATCCCCGTGACGCCGAGGCTGTGGCCCACCAGATCGACGCGTTCCGTGTCCGTGTATCGACGGACCCGTTCAACGAACGAATCCAGTTGCTCGCGCATCTCGGCGTGCGTGCTCGTTTCGCGCCCGAACGTGATCGCCCAGAGCGCGTCGCCCGAGTAGCCGCGCTCGACGAAGTACCCGGCGTGTCCGTCGAAGTCACACGCGTCGCGGCCGTTACCGTGGACGAACACGATCGGCCGGTGGGAGAGACCGGCGGCCGTCCCGTGGTGCGTGTGGCCGCCCCAGCCGCCGTACTCCTCGCCCGAATCGAACGGCAGCGCGGCGTCGTCGGCTCGGTCGCGGGAGCACGACGAGGCGCTCTCGGGGAGGCCGGGGTCGGGATCGCCGCCGCCGTCGTCCAGACACCCCGTGAGCGGAGTCGAAACGCCGACTCCGCCGACCGCCCGCAGGAGGTCGCGGCGTCGAACTGCCCGCGGATCGCGCTCGCGCGCCCCGCCCTCGGCGCCCGTTCGGGAGGAGTCGCTCACGGGCGTGCGCTCAGAACAGCCCGCCCATGCCGCCGCCACCGCCGCCCTGTTTCTCCATCTGTTTCATCATCCGCTCCATGTCCATGTTGCCCTGGCCCATGCCCTGGAACTGCTTGAGGGTGCGCTCCATCATCTTGTGCTGCTGGAGCAGTTCCCTCACCGTCTCCTCGTCCGTTCCGGAGCCCCGGGCGATGCGCTCGATCTGGCTCTGGCCGATCGCGCGGGGATGTTCCATCTCGGCGTCGGTCATCGAGTCCATGACGTACTCGAAGCGTCGCAGTCGCTCCTGGGTGACGTCCATCGCGTCGTCCGGTAGCTGGTCCATGAGCCCGCCGCCCAGTCCGGGGATCATGTCCATGATCTGGTCCAGCGGGCCCATGCGGTTCATCGCGTTCATCTGCTTTCGCATGTCGTGGAGCGTAAAGGTGCCAGAAAGCAGGTCCTCGGGGTCCCAGTCCTCTTCCTCCTCCTGGGTTTCCGCCATCGCGCGCTCGACGCGCTCGGTGAGCTGTTTGAGGTCGCCCATCCCGAGCAGGCGAGAGATGAAGCCGTTTGGCTCGAAGCGCTCGATGTCCTCGACCTCCTCGCCGGTCCCGAGGAAGGCGATGGTCGAGTCGGTCTCGTTGACCGCGGTCAGTGCTCCACCACCCTTCGCGGTCCCGTCGAGTTTCGTGATCGCCACCCCCTGAATGCCGATCGACTCCTCGAACCGGCGGGCCTGTTCTTTCGCCCCCTGCCCGATGGCGGCGTCGAGCACCAGCAGCGAGCGGTCGGGCTGGACGACCCCCGCGATCGCCTCGATCTCCTCGATCAGGTCGTCCTCGAGGGCGTGGCGACCCGCGGTGTCGACGATGTGGACGTCGGCGTCGGCGGTCTCCTCCATGCCCGCGCGGGCGATCTCGACGGGGTCGTCGGCGTCGGGGTCGCCGTAGAACTCGACCTCGGCGCGTTCGCACATCTGTTTGGCCTGGTCGTACGCGCCCGGGCGGAAGGTGTCGGTCTGGATCACCGCGGGCCGGAGCCCCTTCTTCGAGAACCACCACGCCATCTTCGCCGCGGTCGTGGTCTTCCCCGACCCCTGCAGGCCCGCCAGCAGGATCGTCTGCTCCTCGAGCGGGAGGTCCGTCGAGTCGCCCACGAGCGCGACGAGTTCCTCGTAGACGATCCGCAGGACGTGATCGCGGGCCGTGGTACCGGCGGGCGGGTCCTCTTCGAGCGCCCTCGTCTTGATCGAGTCGGAGAGGCCCATCACCAGCGAGACGTCGACGTCGGCCTGCAACAGCGAGCGCTGGATCTCCTTGACGACCGCCTGCACGTCGTCCTCGGTGAGCCGGGACTTCCCGCGGAGGTCCTCCAGAGTCCCCCTGAGCGAGGTCCCGAGGTCGTCGAGTACCATTTGCTTCGAGTAGGCGACCGAGGCGCTAAAGGCTTTGTTCGTTGGCCGCGTCGGCCTCACCGCTCACAGAGGGTGACGTCGCCGTTGTCGTAGCCGATGGTGCGGGTGCCACACATCTCCTCGATGTTCGTCTGGCGGACGTGGTCCCGGCCGTCGGCGGTCTCGAAGCGCGGCGCGCCGTCGCGCTGGTAGTCCCGATAGACGATGGTCTCGTGGTCGGGTGGCTCGCCGTCGACGGTGGCCGAACTGAATCGCTCTTCTCCGCCGTAACGGTTCAGCACGCTGGTGTAGGGGCTGTCGCTGTAGATGGGGTTCTCGGCGCTACTGTCGGTCGTCTCGACGAGCGTCTCCATCGCCGTCACCTCCGCGGGCGAGTAGCCGTAGCGGACGTTCTCCTCGGGGAAGGCGGGGGCGTCCTGCGTCGCGTCGCTCGCCAGCACCATCCCCCCCGAGAACGTGAGCGCGAACACGAGCACGACCGCCGCGAGCACCTGTGGGGAACAGTCCCGGCGCAGGCGGTCGAAGCCGACGGCGGTGAGTATCGCCATCACCGCGTAGAGGAAGGCGAACCACCGCCCGGGCAGGAAGTTCCGCAGGCCGAACAGCGGCGGGACGAGCG
The sequence above is drawn from the Halalkalicoccus sp. NIPERK01 genome and encodes:
- the pyrE gene encoding orotate phosphoribosyltransferase, whose translation is MTDTELIAALREADAVQYGEFELSHGGTSDYYVDKYRFETDPRCLSLIAAAFAERIDEPKLAGVALGAVPLVAVTSVETGLPYVIARKQQKEYGTGNLIEGELEEGEEVLVLEDIATTGQSAVDAAEALREAGARVERVLVVVDREEGARELLADHALELDALLTATELLDR
- a CDS encoding ZIP family metal transporter yields the protein MVAEPFVGLFGQNPVVHGLVGGLFIAVLNLLGASLVFVWRDPSVRAMDGALGFAAGVMLAASFTSLILPGIEVYSDGNPIPVLLGVALGALALDRSDLLVPHAHFLLSGRRRRDAANPGDELPVDDERLAGVVLFILAITLHNMPEGLAVGVGFGSGDVATAIPLMLAIGIQNVPEGLAVSVAAINAGLDKRFYAVLAGIRAGAVEVPLAVLGAYAVQTISSLLPYAMGFAAGAMLFVISDEIVPETHTKGNERIATLGTILGAIVMLYLDISLG
- a CDS encoding AAA family ATPase, with translation MRVIGTVGLPGSGKGEAAAVAREEGVPVVTMGDVIRRECRERGLDPADHHGEVAKALREEDGPLAIAERSLPLIEERLEEGGVVLVDGLRSGAEAKRFEEAFGEAFSLVAIEAPFELREERLGTRGRDNPETESLETRDERELGFGMGEAIERADVTIENTDSLERFRERIRAVLSEEAIER
- a CDS encoding RNA-binding domain-containing protein produces the protein MIYRIEATVRVPVRDTEVTDRVKDAVMNLFPNAELETREGELAGTTHSLDHLSELLHRQEILDTARSEFFRRQSGRYFSFSLKKQAAFQGVVNFAVGEEGELGEIDVEVRVDDPDVESYIDHVAPPTEDGRPVEP
- a CDS encoding signal recognition particle protein Srp54, translated to MVLDDLGTSLRGTLEDLRGKSRLTEDDVQAVVKEIQRSLLQADVDVSLVMGLSDSIKTRALEEDPPAGTTARDHVLRIVYEELVALVGDSTDLPLEEQTILLAGLQGSGKTTTAAKMAWWFSKKGLRPAVIQTDTFRPGAYDQAKQMCERAEVEFYGDPDADDPVEIARAGMEETADADVHIVDTAGRHALEDDLIEEIEAIAGVVQPDRSLLVLDAAIGQGAKEQARRFEESIGIQGVAITKLDGTAKGGGALTAVNETDSTIAFLGTGEEVEDIERFEPNGFISRLLGMGDLKQLTERVERAMAETQEEEEDWDPEDLLSGTFTLHDMRKQMNAMNRMGPLDQIMDMIPGLGGGLMDQLPDDAMDVTQERLRRFEYVMDSMTDAEMEHPRAIGQSQIERIARGSGTDEETVRELLQQHKMMERTLKQFQGMGQGNMDMERMMKQMEKQGGGGGGMGGLF